A window of Streptomyces sp. Je 1-332 genomic DNA:
GATGGCGTTCGCGGGTACCTGCCGACTGGTCCCCTTGAGTGTGCGGGTGAACACTCCCTGCAACGTACGCCCGGTGATCCGCCCTGGTCTACGCGCGTCACCGCTCCGTGCGACACCACGCCCCGTACCAACCGGATGGATGGAGACGAACTTCAGTGAGCACGGTGCTGTTAGTGCATGCCAAGGGTGGTCCGCCGCTCGGTCACGTCCTGTCCCGGACGGCCGCGCGGGCGGAAGTGCACCTGCTGACGCTCAGCGCTCTTCCTCCCGTGGCGGCGGACACCGCCCGGACACTGTGCGCGTCGGTGGTGACGCCCACCGATGCGCAGCGCTCCGACCTGGTGTCACTGATCGTCTCGCAGGCCGAGGCCGTGGGCGCGAACGCGGTGTTCACCTGCTCCGAGTATGCGGTCGTGGCGGTCGCCGAGGCGTGCGAGGCGCTCGGTCTGACGGGGGCGGGCAGCGCCGCCGCTCTCGCCCGTGACAAGCGTCTGATGCGGCGCACATGGCAGGAACACGGCCTGCCGCAGCCCGAGTTCCGGCCGGTCGCCACGGAGGCGGACCTGCACGAGGCGGCCGTTCACCTGCCCTTCCCGCTGCTCCTCAAGGCGGCCTGGAGCGCGGGGTCCACCGCGCACCAGATCATCCGCTCCCCCCACGAGGTGTCCGCCGCCTGGCGTCGATCGCGTGAAGTGATGGCCGAATCAGCCCTGTTGGGGTACGCGGAGCTTCATGTCGCCGAGGCCGAAGCGGACTTCGTGGTCGAGCAGATCGTGACGGGTACCGCTTCGCACTGGTTCGACGAGCCTGGCTGGGGCGATTACGTCAGTGTCGAGGGGATCGTGGCGGACGGCGTGTTCCGTCCGGTCTGCCTGAGCGGCCGGATGCCCACGGTCGAGCCGTTCACCGAACGCGCGGGGATCACCCCCGCCCTGCTGTCCCAGGACGCCCAGGACCGGATCGTGGCTCTGGCCCGTGAATCCGTCGACGCTCTCGGCCTGCGCGACTGCGGAATCCACACCGAGATCAAGCTCGGTGTGGACGGCAGCATGTGGCTGATCGAGACGGCTGCCCGATTCGGCGGCGCGATGACGGTGCCGCAGGTCGAGGAGGTGTTCGGGCTCGACCTGATCGGCATGCTCGTCGACCATCTTCTCGGCCGCCCCGTCGCGTGGCCCGAGCAGGCTCTCACCCCGGCGCAGGCACACGGCGCGGCGGGCTCCCTCGTGGTCCTCGCGGTCGACGGCAAGGGCGAAGCCTGGCAGGACCGCAAGATCTGGGACTTCGCAGCGGTAGCGGCGAACGTGCCGCTCGGAGGGGGCAGCGAGCTGTCGGTGGTCGCGGAAAGCTCGCTCGCCGACGGCAGCGTCGTGCCGGTCTACGATCCGGCCGCGGGCGCCAACACCATGGCGGCTCTGTGCCTGCTGTCCGCCACCGACGCGCGGGCGGTGCTCCGCGACTTCGAAACGCTGGTGGACGCCCTGCCCCTGACCCTGCCCACCGCGCGGCCCGAGGCGGTTTCCCGATGACCGACCAGCTGCTGACCGGCTCCGCCGGGCCTGCCACGGACCGCACGGTCGTCGGCGAGAACCTCTCCCTTCCGCTCTTCCGCACCCTCTCGGGCGTCCTGGCCGGTCATCCGTACCTCAAGGTCGTCGTCGACCGCGTCGAAAACACCTGGCACCTGCTCGACACCGCCGCGCACCCCTTCCACGTCAACTACATCGCCACCCGCGTCCTGGGCATGGAACTCGCCGCACTGGACGCGGATCTCGACGCGTTCAACGCCTCCGTCTACATGGACCCCGAACGCCGCTTCCTCCTCGGCGTGCTGTCCCTGCACACCGAGCAGGACCCGGAGGGCCGCGAACGCACCTTCCTCGTCCTGGAGACGACCGAGGCCGACACCATGCACGGTGAACTCCTCGCGTACTTCCACCAGTTCGTACGCGCACGCGTCGACGGCAGACTGCCCGTGCTCCTCAAGCCCGCCAACCACGGGCAGGAGGAGGAACTGGCGGCGATCAGCGAACTGCTCGTGCCGCGCATCCTGAGCCACGAGCTCTTCGGCTCCAGGACCCGAACGCCGCTCAACCCCGGCGAGGCCACCGGGCGGTTGCGGTACTTCCGTACGCACGAGGAGTACGCGGCGGCGGAGGCCGGGCTCGGCTGGGCGGACATCGTGGCCATGCCGTGCCTGCCGGACGACGTTCCCCGGGTGGCCGGATTCCTCAACACCGCCCCGATCACCCCGCTTTCGCACACCAACGTCCTCGCCTCCGGCTGGGGCATACCCAACGCCATCGTGCGCGACCTGGAACAGCTCGTCGAGAAGGACCAACTGAACGGCGCATGGGTGCGCTACCGGGTGCGCGAGGACGAGATCTCCCTGGAACGGCTCGACCATGAGCCGGCCCTGCAGGCTCCGGCCTGGCACCAGCAACGCATACGCCTCGAACCACCCCTGCTGGAGGACGCCCCCGTCCTGGCCCTGCACCGGCTGCGCAGCACCGACCGGGACCGGTACGGCACCAAGGCGGCCAACCTCGGCGAGCTGCACCACGTACTCGACAGCCGTACGGCCGACCTGACCACCTTCTACGGCCGGCCCCGTCCGCCGCGCGAGGACCTCTACGGGCACCTCGCGGCGCGCCTGGGCCTGCACACACCCTCCCCGGCCGAACTGCGCGCCGGTGCGGCCGACTTCGTGGCCACGACGGTCGGCGCCCCGGAGGGTGTCGCGCTCCCCTTCGCACTCCAGCAGCACTTCCTTGCCTCCTCCCCCGCGCTACAGCAAGGCATCGGCAAGCTCAAGATGGCACTGGAACTCGACGCCACCGACGTCCTGGACTCCCTCTGCCTGCAACTCCAGCACCTGATCCGGAACACTCCCGTCCCCGAGTCGGTCACCCGGCAGATCAACCAGGCGCTCCCCGCCGCCGCGGCCTCGCGCCGGCGCCTGGTGGTGCGCTCCTCGTCCAACGCCGAGGACCTTCCGGGCTTCTCCGCGGCGGGCGTCTACGACTCCGTCACCACCGTCCACGGCACCGGCGAACTCATGGAAGCCGTACGCCAGGTGTGGGCCTCCGTGGTGTCACCCCGCAGCGTGCGACTGCGCCACCAGGTCGGCATCTCCCTGGACGACACCTACATGGGCGTGATCATCCAGGAGTACGTGCCCGCCTCTCTGGGCGGTGTCCTGGTCACCTGCAACCCGACCCGCCGCGAGGACTTCCGCAACGTCTACCTCAACTGCTCCCCCGGATCCCCGGAGCAGGTGGTCGACGGCACGGTCATGCCACAGCAGTACCTGTACAACACGGTGGAGGGCGGGGGCCGCACCGTCGCCCTGGGTTCCGGGGGCGAAGCCCTTTCCACCGTCAGCCGCGCCCGGCTCGCCGACCTGTCCCTGACCGGGCGGCTGCTGCAGTCCCATTTCAGCGGGTCACACTCCGGTGGTTCGGAGGTGGACAAGCCGCTGGACATCGAGTGGCTGATGACCGAGCGGGGCGACTTCCGTCTGGTCCAGATCCGCCCGTACGCGCTGTGAGCGCGCGACGTGGGCGTCCGCGCACCGGCAAAGGGGCGGGCCACGGCCTGACGGACACCGCCCGCCGGATCATCCGCCTCAACTACGGCTTCCAGCTGCTGTTCAACTTGCTGTGGTGGATGCCGGTGTTCTATGCCTACCAGAAAGCAGCCGGGCTCTCGGACGGGCAGATCTTCGGCATCCAGAGCATCTACTACGTGGCCTTCTGCCTGTTCGAGATCCCGACCGGGCTGATAGCCGACCGCATCGGCACCCGCAACTGCCTGCGGGCCGGCGCGGTGGTCATGACGGCGGCCAACCTGGCTCCGGTGGTCAGCGCCTCGTACACCGGCTTCCTCGTCCACTTCCTCGCCATCGCCGCGGGCCGCTCGCTCACCTCGGGTGCGGCAAGCGCCTATCTGTACGACGGGTTGCAGGCCGAGCAGTGCGACGAGCATTACCTGAAGGCAGAGGGCACCGCGCGGGCCCTGGGGCTTGCGGCCAAGGTCGTGTGCTGGCCGCTGGTGGGGCCCTTGATGTCCGCCGCCCATGCGGCCCCCTACGTCCTCAGTGCCGCCAGCGCGGCGGGTTCCCTCGCCTGTGCCGTCGCGCTGCCCCGGCTTGCCGGAGCGGACGGCGGCACCGGGAAAGCGGCCGAGCGGACGAACGGCGGGCGCAGAAGCGGCGACTTTCTGCGCGACGCGGGCTCCGCTCTGCGCTGCGTCGCCTCCTCACGGTGGCTGGCCCTGGTGATGGTGCAGGGCGTGGCGGTCTTCACGCTGTCCCGCATCTGCCAGGTCAACCTCTTCCAGCCGATCCTGCTGGACCACGGCATCGCGGAGACCTCGCACGGCGGAGTGCTTGCTGCGATGACGGTGGCGGAGGCGGTGACCTCGGCCCGCCCCCAGTGGCTCAGCCGTCGCCTGACCCCGGTCGCCTGGGTCTCGGTCCTCAGCCTCGTGCTCGCGGCCACCCTTGCGGCCATGACACTCGGCGGCCCCTGGGCCGTGGTCACACTGCTCTGCCTCTTCGCCGCCGCCGCCGGCTTCGCGTACCCGGTTCAGCGCAAACTCGTGAACGACGCGGTGCCCGCACACGCCCCGCGCGCCACGCTCCTCTCGGTCGAGAGCACCGTGGACCGTGCGGTGTGCGCACTGGCCGCGGTGGCCGCGGGCGCCTATCTTTCGGCGGGACACCTGGACGCCCTGCTGTGGCACAGCGCGCTCGCGACGGCGGTGCTGCTCGGAGCCTTCCAACTGATGCTGCGCAGCGGGGTGGTGAAGCGGGGCCCGGTGGCCGCGGCCCCGGGAGCACCTTCGGCCCCGACCGGGAGTGCGGACACGACGGACGCGGACACGTGCGCCCCGACCGCCTGCACTGCCCCGGCGACGGAACCCGGCAGGGATGCCCTGCACGACGCGGGCGACGCGGACCGGCTGACCGGAGGTGGAGGCCGCAGGCCCCGGGGCTGACACGCAGCCGCGGAGGGGACCTCCGCCTCCCCCGCTGCCGTACACACCCGCGAACAGTGCGTCCGGCAGCGGGGACACGCTCCACGCTCCTCATGAACTTCGGTCAGCGGGAGCGGTCGCCGAGGAACTCGATCAGCCGGACCGGGAAAAACGCGGGCCGGTGGGGCCGGGCGACCTGGTACGCCACGTAGCCGAGCGATGCCGCAACATGGGTCTCCTCGGCCGTCTCCGCCTGGTAGACGACCCGGCAGCGGCCCGAGTCACCCTTCGCGCGCTGCCAGAGGGCGGGAGCCGGTTTGCGTTCCGCTTCCGTCCGGGGGGTGTAGATCCGGTCACCGAAGTCCTTCCAGGCGAAGGGCGCGGAGCCCACCCACGTGGCATCGACCTCCTTCTTCAGCCTGGCGGCACGCTCCTCGTCGGTCGTGCCCCAGGAGGACGGGACATTGGTGATCAGGCCGATGCTGATGTGGCGTTCGCGCAGGGCTCGCAGATAGGTGGCCGCACCGGCCTGATAGCTGGTGCTGCCGTCCTCGGCGGTGTGCACGAGGGTCTCGCCCAGGTCGAAGTACACGATGGGGCAGTCACGTTCGGCGCTCAGCCGCGCGACCGAGGACGTCGCCGTGGCGCCGCTCGCGTCCGCGGGCACAGCCACACTCGCCGTGGCGCAGAGCATGGTCGACGCCAGGGCCGCACCGAGCGTGATGCTCGTGCGGACCGAGCCCTTGGAGGCGGATCTGTACATGGCGTCGTCGCCCTTCTCCTGGCGCACCACGAGGGTGCGCTTATGTCCAGTCCATGACAGGCAGTTGCCGCATTCCATGCGTTCCATGCCGTCGGCTGCCTGTCTGGAAGTTCCCTCAACGCTTCGGCGGTCTACCCCGCTCTACCCGTGAACACCACGTGTCACTCGGCTCCCAGACACCGCCCTTGAATCCCACGTGATCGCGTCGCGTGACCGCATCCGCCTCTCGGTCGTCACGAAGCCGCCATGAGCTTGTCACGTACGGGCTGGAATGGCGGTCGCGCGACGGACGGTTGTGGTGAGTATGACCATCGGAGTAGCGCTCTCACTTCAGAACCGAGTCGACAGCACGGTGCAACTCGCGCGGGAGGCCCACGAGGCCGGACTGCGCTCCGCGTGGTTCGGCCAGACCTTCGCGTACGACTCCCCCATGCTCGCCGCGATCGTCGGCCGCGCGGTGCCGGGACTCCACGTCGGCACCGCGGCGATCCCGGTCTTCGGCCGTCACCCCCTGCCTGTCTCCAGCCAGGCCCAGACGGCCCAGGCCGCGACCGGCGGCCGCTGCCACCTGGGCCTCGCGCTCGGAACGAAACAGCTGACAGAAGCGGCCTTCGGCATCCCGCACGAACGCCCCATCGGCCGACTCCGCGAATTCCTCACCGCTTTGCGCCAGTTGCTGGAGACGGGCACCGCCGATTTCCACGGCGAGCTGCTCACCGCCACCACGCCCCTGTCTGCACAGGTGCCCGGCGCCGATCCCCCGGTGCCGATCCTGGTGGCCGCCATGGGCCCCCAGGCACTGCGTGTCTCGGGTGAACTCGCGGACGGCATCCTGCCGTTGCTGGCCGGCCCGCGCGCGCTGGCCGAGCACATCGTCCCGGCCGTCAACGCCGCGGCCGAAGCCGCCGGCCGACCCGCTCCCCGGATCGTGGCCTTCGTGCCCGGCGTCGTCACCGCCGATGCCGAGACGGTACGGGATACCGCGACCGCGGCTCTCTCGTTCTACGAGCAGTTTCCCTCCTACCAGCGTGTCATCGAGCTCTCCGGCGCCACCCGAGCCGCCGACCTGGCTGTCATCGGCGACGAGGAGCATGTCGCCGCCGAGGTGCACCGGTACAGAGAAGCCGGGGCGACCGAGGTGGTGTTCACGTCGACGGAGCTCGGCGGCCAGGCGGACCGCCGTCGTACGTGGAAACTGCTCGGGGAGCTGGCGAGCGCCTGAGGCGCTCCGATGGGCCTACCCGCTCAGCCGGCGTCGGCCGGGCGGGAGCCGGGAGCGTGCCCCGGCAGCGCGATGCCTTTCAAGTAGCGGAACGTGCCGCGTGCCAGATGATGCGCATGCCATGGCCACCGGGGTCGTTGCCCTCAGGGACACACCTGCGCCACTCAGGGGGGCGGCGTCTCCCCGAGGGGCACGTTTTCCCCGAAGAAGACAACGTCCGTGCTTGAGAACTCCGTCGCCACAGGTCGAACACGCCACCACCCGGAACTCGCAAACCGCTTCGTCGGGCACGTCGACGTCACAAGTCCCCTGGGGGCTCGGTGGAATTGAGGGGGCCGGGCGCGGCGGCGTCATGAATCGTGCACAGGCGGGCGGTCACCACCATGCGCTGGTTCCGCGAAGGGCCCCACCAGCCCGCCCTGCGCTGAGGCTCGCGCTGCACGCGGCCTGCCCTGCCCAGCCGCGTCCGTCGCGGAATTCACCGGCGGTCGCTAGTGTCGGCCCATGTCCAGTCCTGGAGATGTGCCGCCGGAGATCCTGAACCGGTTGCGGTCGATCTGTCGACAGCTGCCCGAGGCGTACGAGGAACCAGCCTGGATCGGCGTGCGCTGGCGGATCCGTACGCGGACGTTCGCCCATGTCTACACGCCGGACGTGGATCGCCACCCGCTCTACTCCTCGTATGCAGCCGCGGATCAGGAGCCGGTCGTGATGACCTTCCGGGTGCCCGCCGACGACCTGCTCGGCCTGACCGCCGGTGGGTTCCCGTTCCTCCGTGCCGGCTGGGGCCACAACGTCGTCGCCGCCGTCCTCGGTGACCACACCGACTGGACCGAGCTTGCCGAACTGATCACCGACAGCTACCGCGAGATGGCCCCGAAGTTCCTCGCCGCCCAGGTCCCCCTCCTGCCACCGATCAGCTGACTGACGGGAACCCGGCCGCCCGCCACACCACGCACTGCGCGTGGACCTTGGGTCACCACGACACCCCGAGACGCGGGTG
This region includes:
- a CDS encoding ATP-grasp domain-containing protein, producing MSTVLLVHAKGGPPLGHVLSRTAARAEVHLLTLSALPPVAADTARTLCASVVTPTDAQRSDLVSLIVSQAEAVGANAVFTCSEYAVVAVAEACEALGLTGAGSAAALARDKRLMRRTWQEHGLPQPEFRPVATEADLHEAAVHLPFPLLLKAAWSAGSTAHQIIRSPHEVSAAWRRSREVMAESALLGYAELHVAEAEADFVVEQIVTGTASHWFDEPGWGDYVSVEGIVADGVFRPVCLSGRMPTVEPFTERAGITPALLSQDAQDRIVALARESVDALGLRDCGIHTEIKLGVDGSMWLIETAARFGGAMTVPQVEEVFGLDLIGMLVDHLLGRPVAWPEQALTPAQAHGAAGSLVVLAVDGKGEAWQDRKIWDFAAVAANVPLGGGSELSVVAESSLADGSVVPVYDPAAGANTMAALCLLSATDARAVLRDFETLVDALPLTLPTARPEAVSR
- a CDS encoding PEP/pyruvate-binding domain-containing protein, with amino-acid sequence MTDQLLTGSAGPATDRTVVGENLSLPLFRTLSGVLAGHPYLKVVVDRVENTWHLLDTAAHPFHVNYIATRVLGMELAALDADLDAFNASVYMDPERRFLLGVLSLHTEQDPEGRERTFLVLETTEADTMHGELLAYFHQFVRARVDGRLPVLLKPANHGQEEELAAISELLVPRILSHELFGSRTRTPLNPGEATGRLRYFRTHEEYAAAEAGLGWADIVAMPCLPDDVPRVAGFLNTAPITPLSHTNVLASGWGIPNAIVRDLEQLVEKDQLNGAWVRYRVREDEISLERLDHEPALQAPAWHQQRIRLEPPLLEDAPVLALHRLRSTDRDRYGTKAANLGELHHVLDSRTADLTTFYGRPRPPREDLYGHLAARLGLHTPSPAELRAGAADFVATTVGAPEGVALPFALQQHFLASSPALQQGIGKLKMALELDATDVLDSLCLQLQHLIRNTPVPESVTRQINQALPAAAASRRRLVVRSSSNAEDLPGFSAAGVYDSVTTVHGTGELMEAVRQVWASVVSPRSVRLRHQVGISLDDTYMGVIIQEYVPASLGGVLVTCNPTRREDFRNVYLNCSPGSPEQVVDGTVMPQQYLYNTVEGGGRTVALGSGGEALSTVSRARLADLSLTGRLLQSHFSGSHSGGSEVDKPLDIEWLMTERGDFRLVQIRPYAL
- a CDS encoding MFS transporter, translated to MSARRGRPRTGKGAGHGLTDTARRIIRLNYGFQLLFNLLWWMPVFYAYQKAAGLSDGQIFGIQSIYYVAFCLFEIPTGLIADRIGTRNCLRAGAVVMTAANLAPVVSASYTGFLVHFLAIAAGRSLTSGAASAYLYDGLQAEQCDEHYLKAEGTARALGLAAKVVCWPLVGPLMSAAHAAPYVLSAASAAGSLACAVALPRLAGADGGTGKAAERTNGGRRSGDFLRDAGSALRCVASSRWLALVMVQGVAVFTLSRICQVNLFQPILLDHGIAETSHGGVLAAMTVAEAVTSARPQWLSRRLTPVAWVSVLSLVLAATLAAMTLGGPWAVVTLLCLFAAAAGFAYPVQRKLVNDAVPAHAPRATLLSVESTVDRAVCALAAVAAGAYLSAGHLDALLWHSALATAVLLGAFQLMLRSGVVKRGPVAAAPGAPSAPTGSADTTDADTCAPTACTAPATEPGRDALHDAGDADRLTGGGGRRPRG
- a CDS encoding LLM class F420-dependent oxidoreductase codes for the protein MTIGVALSLQNRVDSTVQLAREAHEAGLRSAWFGQTFAYDSPMLAAIVGRAVPGLHVGTAAIPVFGRHPLPVSSQAQTAQAATGGRCHLGLALGTKQLTEAAFGIPHERPIGRLREFLTALRQLLETGTADFHGELLTATTPLSAQVPGADPPVPILVAAMGPQALRVSGELADGILPLLAGPRALAEHIVPAVNAAAEAAGRPAPRIVAFVPGVVTADAETVRDTATAALSFYEQFPSYQRVIELSGATRAADLAVIGDEEHVAAEVHRYREAGATEVVFTSTELGGQADRRRTWKLLGELASA
- a CDS encoding MmcQ/YjbR family DNA-binding protein is translated as MSSPGDVPPEILNRLRSICRQLPEAYEEPAWIGVRWRIRTRTFAHVYTPDVDRHPLYSSYAAADQEPVVMTFRVPADDLLGLTAGGFPFLRAGWGHNVVAAVLGDHTDWTELAELITDSYREMAPKFLAAQVPLLPPIS